The Vagococcus penaei genome includes the window TTTATTTATAAGGACTTGTCTGAGCATAAAGACGTCAGAACGTTAGGCGCAACAAGTTTTATTACTGAAAGTCGCCAGTTAATGAATGGTCACAAAGGCCGCTTATTCTGGTTAGATATTACCTTTATTGGTTGGTATTTATTAGTTCCTCTAACTGGTGGATTGGCAGCATTTTATGTGACACCTTATGTTAGTGCAACCAAAGCAGCTTTTTATAATGATTTATCAAAAGGTAAATATTTAGCACCTGAAGAAGAATCAAGTGACGAATGGACGAATTTTTAAAGGATGAGATATTTCTCATTCTTTTTTCATTGGATTTGAACAGGGAAATCAATTCAATTTAAGAATTTAGGAGTATGATATAAACATACCAATTTTCCCGAATTGGTTTTTCATACTTAACTCCTACCGAGATAGAGAGTAAATAACAACCTTCATTTCCACTAGAGCGACGGCTTTAGTGGTTTTTTTATGTGATTCTTTATATAATAAATGTACCAGATGAAAGGAGATTATCAGATGAGTAGCGACCTAGTTTTTCCATTACATAAGGATATATCACGCAAAATTATTCATGTGGACATGGATGCTTTCTTTGCTTCTGTTGAGGAGCGTGACCATCCAGAATTAAAAGGAAAACCTTTAGTGATTGCACGTCATCCAAATGAAACAGGCGGACGTGGTGTTGTGACAACGGCTAATTATGAGGCACGGAAATTTGGTATTCATTCAGCAATGAGCGCACACGAAGCATATGAACGTTGTCCAACTGCTAATTTTGTGCCTGGTAATCTCGCTCATTATGCTGAGGTATCAAAGCAAATTCACGAAATATTTCATCGATACACAGATATTGTTGAACCACTTTCTCTAGATGAGGCCTATCTTGATGTGACGATAAATAAAATCAATGCCAAAAGTGCTATCCGTATGGCACGTATGATACAGTTAGATATCTGGCATGAACTACAGTTAACGTGTTCTGCTGGTGTCAGTTATAATAAATTTTTGGCTAAACTTGCTTCTGATTATGAAAAACCGCATGGCCTAACCGTCATTTTACCTGAAGATGCCGAAAAATTCTTGAAAAAACTACCAATTGAAGATTTCCACGGCGTCGGAAAAAAAACGGTTCCTAAGATGCAAGAGATGGGAATTTATACGGGTGAAGATTTATACAATCAAAGCGAAATGACGTTAATTCGTGCCTTTGGTAAAATGGGGTATTCTTTGTACCGGAAAGTTCGTGGTATCCATGATTCGCCTGTCCAACCTGAACGTGATCGGAAATCAGTTGGTCGGGAAAACACGTATAGGCAAGTGCTCATCTCTGAAGACGAGGTGATTAGTCAATTACGTCTTCTGGCACAAGCTGTTGACTATGCTTTGGCTAAGAATAATCTACATGGGACGACGGTAGTATTAAAAGTTCGGAATAAAAATTTTGAGACCTTTACGCGTCGAATCACTTTACCAGATTATGTGTCAAAAAAAGAAGACCTTTATTTTTATGCAAAGCAGCTATGGGAAGAATTTGATGATAGTGTCATTCAAGGAATTCGACTCTTAGGGATCACGGTAACAAATTTAGCATCGATTGAATTTGAGTTAATTAAATTGCCATTATGGCAAAAAGAAAAACCAGAAGATACGACGTCATAAGTGACGAAGTTCATCTTCTGGTTTTTTTATTCTTATGGATTATTGTTTAGTCATTTCCAATAAGCGTACTTTTAAATCTTCTTCCATTGTTGCTAACTCTAGTTCAGCATTACGACGCTTTTCTTTTCCTTCTTTTTGGATCCGTAATGTTTCTTGAATTGTTTCAATCAAATCATTTTGAGTTTTTTGTAAAGTATCGATATCGACAATGCCACGTTCATTTTCTTCAGCAACTTCAATTGCCGAAAGTTTCAACATTTCTGAATTACGTGTGAGTAACTCATTTGTAGTATCTGATACTTGTCGTTGAGCCGTAACTGCATCTTTTTGACGTAAAATAGTTAAGGCAATAGCCACTTGGTTTTTCCAAAGTGGAATAGCAGTGTTAATTGATGCTTGAATTTTTTCAGCTAGAGCTTGGTTCGTATTTTGAATTAAACGAATTTGTGGTGCTTGTTGAATCGTGATTTGGCGCGCTAATTTCAAATCATGCGTGCGTTTTTCTAGTCGATCAACAAATTGATTTAAGTCACTAACAATTTGGGCATCCATTTGGTCACCTGTTTGTTGTGCTTTTTGAATAGCTTCAGGGATAGTCACAGTTTGTAGTTCTTCAATTTTTAATTCCCCAGCAGCAATGTAAATATTTAAAGCATCAAAATAATCTTTATTTTTGTCATATAGCTGTTCTAACATAGCATTGTCTTGTAATAAGCCATCTTTTTCGC containing:
- the dinB gene encoding DNA polymerase IV, yielding MSSDLVFPLHKDISRKIIHVDMDAFFASVEERDHPELKGKPLVIARHPNETGGRGVVTTANYEARKFGIHSAMSAHEAYERCPTANFVPGNLAHYAEVSKQIHEIFHRYTDIVEPLSLDEAYLDVTINKINAKSAIRMARMIQLDIWHELQLTCSAGVSYNKFLAKLASDYEKPHGLTVILPEDAEKFLKKLPIEDFHGVGKKTVPKMQEMGIYTGEDLYNQSEMTLIRAFGKMGYSLYRKVRGIHDSPVQPERDRKSVGRENTYRQVLISEDEVISQLRLLAQAVDYALAKNNLHGTTVVLKVRNKNFETFTRRITLPDYVSKKEDLYFYAKQLWEEFDDSVIQGIRLLGITVTNLASIEFELIKLPLWQKEKPEDTTS
- a CDS encoding toxic anion resistance protein, whose amino-acid sequence is MTDELKPMTEQSSNTLDDLLSNPFDLPTSPEIQNQSTPMADNSATRMIDKLSEERQAQAKNLAQQIDTSNSQSVLSYGAAAQQKLSEFSHTMLNHVQAQDIGPMGDTLTDLMYRLNEASPTELEARDSNVFKRIFGKVKQSIYETTAKYQKIGAQIDKIAIKLDREKDGLLQDNAMLEQLYDKNKDYFDALNIYIAAGELKIEELQTVTIPEAIQKAQQTGDQMDAQIVSDLNQFVDRLEKRTHDLKLARQITIQQAPQIRLIQNTNQALAEKIQASINTAIPLWKNQVAIALTILRQKDAVTAQRQVSDTTNELLTRNSEMLKLSAIEVAEENERGIVDIDTLQKTQNDLIETIQETLRIQKEGKEKRRNAELELATMEEDLKVRLLEMTKQ